One region of Oryza glaberrima chromosome 7, OglaRS2, whole genome shotgun sequence genomic DNA includes:
- the LOC127778791 gene encoding WAT1-related protein At5g64700-like: MSSGGTKAYAAVVLIRIMYSGMHVMSKIALDQGMNPLVFLFYRHTTAALVLIPITFVLERRKAKPVTLKIAGKMFVHALYGVTACGDLFNLGLNYTSAASSSALYNVQPVVTFVLAVVFGMESMKLKKFHGNVKAAGILFCIAGVTILAFYEGPMFKSFNHHHLFQQGSSSSTSSGDTHSKKQWAFGIFLMTLSNILAGLWTVLQGPLIEDTSKLMNTTLQICCASVQAFVVAVAAERDFSKWKLGWNVELGAVIYSGVVVTALSYYMQMWTIAKRGPVFLAMSMPLTFIFTIIMSSFILGDAVSLGSIFAGILLIGGLYNVLWGKNIEEKDEMNKIGASKTGLELELHDSEAQVPDDDAAKV, encoded by the exons ATGAGTAGTGGCGGCACTAAGGCCTATGCGGCCGTTGTTCTGATCAGGATCATGTACTCTGGTATGCATGTGATGAGCAAGATCGCCTTGGATCAAGGCATGAACCCCTTGGTGTTTCTGTTCTATCGGCATACCACTGCTGCACTCGTGCTGATCCCTATTACTTTTGTTCTAGAGAG GCGGAAAGCTAAACCGGTGACGTTAAAAATTGCAGGGAAAATGTTTGTACATGCCTTATATGG gGTGACAGCTTGTGGCGACTTATTTAACCTTGGTCTCAATTATACTTCGgcagcatcatcatcagcatTGTACAACGTTCAACCAGTGGTTACCTTTGTCCTTGCTGTTGTATTTGG GATGGAGTCTATGAAACTGAAGAAGTTCCATGGAAATGTAAAAGCGGCAGGTATTCTGTTCTGCATCGCCGGTGTCACAATTTTGGCCTTCTACGAGGGGCCAATGTTCAAATCGTTCAACCATCACCACCTCTTTCAgcaaggcagcagcagcagcacttcTTCAGGAGATACCCATTCCAAGAAGCAATGGGCATTTGGAATCTTCCTCATGACACTCTCTAACATTTTAGCAGGCCTATGGACAGTTCTCCAG GGTCCACTGATAGAAGACACTTCCAAGTTGATGAACACCACGCTGCAGATCTGTTGCGCATCAGTCCAAGCTTTCGTTGTGGCTGTTGCAGCCGAGAGGGACTTCTCCAAGTGGAAGCTAGGATGGAATGTCGAGCTTGGTGCAGTAATCTACAGT GGTGTGGTCGTCACCGCACTATCGTACTACATGCAAATGTGGACGATTGCGAAGAGGGGCCCGGTGTTCCTTGCCATGTCGATGCCGCTTACTTTCATATTCACAATTATCATGTCCTCATTCATTTTAGGGGATGCAGTTAGCCTAGGAAG TATTTTTGCTGGGATACTACTGATCGGAGGCTTGTACAATGTTCTGTGGGGGAAAAACATAGAGGAGAAGGACGAGATGAACAAGATTGGTGCAAGCAAAACCggcctggagctggagctgcatGACAGCGAGGCTCAAGTGCctgatgatgatgcagcaaaggtctaa